One Lycium barbarum isolate Lr01 chromosome 5, ASM1917538v2, whole genome shotgun sequence genomic window carries:
- the LOC132639345 gene encoding uncharacterized protein LOC132639345 has product MDEFRYQDYESAALNDGRTKQYHDKKILKREFYKGDLVLLFNSRMKLPPGKLKLRLSDPFEVVIVPAPTPPSSSHSDEEGSSASGFSDGIEEEGSEAASGDASPASQP; this is encoded by the exons atggatgagttccgctatcaggACTATGAAAGTGCAGCGTTAAATGACGGAAGGACGAAGCAGTATCATGACAAAAAAATCTTGAAGCGGGAATTTTACAAGGGTGATCTTGTCCTGCTATTTAATTCTAGAATGAAGCTGCCACCGGGCAAATTAAAATTAAGGTTGTCCGATCCttttgaagtg GTTATTGTACCGGCTCCTACACCACCCAGTTCCTCGCACTCTGACGAGGAGGGATCATCTGCATCTGGGTTCAGTGATGGAATCGAGGAGGAGGGTTCAGAGGCTGCTTCTGGAGATGCCTCACCTGCCTCACAGCCATAA
- the LOC132639346 gene encoding uncharacterized protein LOC132639346: MTKGERSTYCGVLKNAKLPDGSASNISRCVQPAERKISNYKTHDAHFMLHYLLPIPIKSILPDHVAIPLIRLSSFFRRLCQKVITPEDLDCLQVEIRETVSQLERIFPPCFFDIMVHLAIHLPYELRLGGPVQGRWMYPPERFMCRFKSYVRNKNHVEGSIAEAYLVEECLNLCSRYLHGGVHTRYNRRSRNNDECGSTDAQTCSLFPNKGCPLGGKMGDPDELDDKSLNQAHRYILRNCEEIQDYVSRVLHDDVPDLIKQLSRGPSSIAKRYSGYLINGYRFHVRQRDVRRKTQNSGITLVALTTSFASSKDKNPVDANVTYYGRIIDIVELDYYGHFKVGLFKFDWYEAAEDTYGLTYVYFNKRCYQEEPFVQASQAHQCFYVQDPYDQDKHYVMKTVPRDLFSISDQLESDAPHCYGDEPSEHSMAPSILNDNGEVVLVRSDVPETIIDVPLEGFLEQQTEIGSGDEFDV, encoded by the exons ATGACTAAGGGAGAAAGATCTACTTATTGTGGTGTTTTAAAGAATGCAAAGCTACCTGATGGTAGTGCTTCCAACATTTCCCGATGTGTGCAACCAGCCGAAAGAAAAATATCTAATTATAAGACCCATGATGCCCATTTCATGCTACATTACTTGTTGCCAATACCAATTAAAAGCATACTTCCTGATCATGTTGCTATTCCTTTGATTCGTCTAAGCTCTTTTTTTCGTCGTTTATGTCAAAAGGTTATCACACCAGAGGATCTAGATTGTTTGCAAGTAGAGATTAGAGAGACAGTGAGCCAATTGGAGCGAATTTTTCCTCCTTGTTTTTTTGATATAATGGTTCATTTGGCTATCCATTTGCCATACGAGCTAAGATTAGGAGGTCCAGTCCAGGGCCGATGGATGTATCCTCCTGAAAGATTTATGTGTAGGTTCAAGTCATATGTTCGTAACAAAAACCATGTAGAAGGATCCATTGCTGAAGCATATCTAGTTGAAGAGTGTCTAAATTTATGCTCAAGATACTTACATGGTGGTGTACATACCAGATATAACAGAAGATCCCGAAACAATGATGAATGTGGTTCAACTGATGCACAAACTTGTAGTTTGTTCCCTAACAAAGGTTGTCCTTTAGGAGGGAAAATGGGTGATCCAGATGAGCTAGATGACAAGTCACTAAATCAAGCACATAGATACATATTGAGAAATTGTGAAGAAATTCAAGATTATGTCAG CCGTGTTTTGCATGACGATGTGCCTGATTTGATAAAACAATTGTCTAGAGGACCAAGTTCAATTGCTAAAAGATACTCTGGGTATCTCATTAATGGATATAGATTCCATGTGAGGCAGCGTGATGTAAGGAGAAAAACACAAAATAGTGGTATTACATTAGTTGCACTAACTACAAGTTTTGCAAGCTCAAAGGATAAAAATCCAGTTGATGCAAATGTGACTTATTATGGCAGAATAATTGATATAGTTGAGTTAGATTATTATGGTCATTTTAAGGTTGGGTTGTTTAAGTTTGACTGGTATGAGGCTGCAGAAGATACTTACGGTCTTACTTATGTCTACTTCAACAAGAGATGCTATCAAGAAGAGCCCTTTGTGCAAGCATCCCAAGCACACCAATGCTTCTATGTGCAAGATCCATATGATCAAGATAAACACTACGTTATGAAGACCGTCCCGAGAGACTTGTTTAGCATAAGTGATCAACTTGAATCTGATGCTCCTCACTGTTATGGAGATGAGCCGTCTGAACATTCGATGGCCCCGTCTATACTAAATGATAATGGTGAAGTTGTTTTAGTAAGGAGTGATGTACCTGAAACCATTATTGATGTGCCTCTAGAAGGATTTCTTGAGCAACAAACTGAAATTGGATCTGGAGATGAGTTTGATGTTTGA